GCATGTTGCTGGAAGCCTTGATAGTGCGGGTTGACCGTAACTAAAACGTTGATGGAGTGGATGGCCTTGCCGCAAAAACGCTTGCAGATGCTCCGCGGTCTCATCGAACTGGTAAGGCCACATAACCTGGTTGTGGCGGCTTTAACAACACTAATAGGCTATGGGACTGTTGCCAGTATCTATGGCGGTGATATAGTTAGCTCAGGCTATGCCTATGCAGCCCTTATTGTAGTGCTTGTTGCAGCTGGAGGCTACGTCATAAACGACTACTACGACATCGAGACGGATATGGTTGCAAAGCCTTGGAGACCCATAGTGTCGGGAAGGGTAAGCCCGGGAGCAGCCAGATTCTATGCTTACATGTTGTTTACAATCGGACTCATAATAGCTCTAGTTACGTGCCCCAACTTCATAGTCTTCGGATTTGCTGTGCTTAACGCTTTGCTAGTGCATGAGTATTCTCGATGGATTAAGCGTACAGGTCTGCCGGGTAATATTGTCATAGCATTCAACTCTGCGTCGACAATAGTGTTTGGTGCGCTCTATGCCTCATGTATGATAAAGGGCAAAGTTGTACTCCCCTCGGTAGCACTAATACCAGTACTCTATGCATTCTTGCTTGTACTTGGCAGAGAATTCGTCAAGGGCATAGAGGATGTCAAGGGTGACGCAATAGCTGGTATTGGTACGTTAGCAGTTCGGTTTGGCGTGAGGACAGCCTACATGGCGTCTGTTGCGGTGCTTGGGTTAGTGGTTGTTCTAAGCCCGTTTCCCTACATTTCCGGAGTATACAACATGGCGTACCTTATCCTAGCACTGGTAGTTGATGTGTTGATAGCTTACTCGCTTGCCATCCTCGGCAGAGGAGTAGCTAGGGGACTCGAGGACGCTATTAGGGCTTCAAGAAGGGCTAGGAGTGCTCTAAAGCTTGCATTTATGGTTGGTGCATTAGCCTTCCTTGCAGGATTGATGTAGTGGGGGAGCTAGGCTAGGTCAGTGATCATCATTGCATATTTGTGCTCGGTGTAGGGTAGCTTCTTCACAGCTCCCCTTTAGAACCGTTATACTTGTGGCTACGGCTCTTTTAAGTCGCCGAAGCTTGGACTTTGCAAGGGTTAGGTATGTATTCAGTACATCGACAACGTCATGTAGCTTCTCCTTGCTGAGCGGTATAATTTGCTTCCCCCCAATGGATAAGGGTATGTCTATGCGCTCTACACCCAGTATCAACACGTAGTACTTGCCGCTGCTAGCACGCCTATAGAAGGCGTACTTGAATCCCGCGCTGACAGCTACATCGACGACCAGCTTGGCAACGGCCTCGCTGCAAGTATAGAGTGCAAGTATTACTGGTTGTGCTGAGGCCCATACAAACCTATAGCTTGTGTCCAGAGCGGTTCTAATGGCGGTGTAAAACTCGTCAACATTTATCCTTCTATGCCAGCTATGTACTATGCCGCCCAGTCGTTTATTGCCGGGACTAGGTGCAGCAAAGACTGCTATACGTCCGCTGCAAGAACTCGTAGTAACTATGCACTCAACACTATTCAGTGCATCAAGCAGGTCTACGATGTCGCTGTCTACAAGCCCTCTACGTATATCATCTATAAGTCTGTCCAGGTAGTTCCTCCTTAGTCTGGCCCACTCGACTGTGTTACATAAACTAGTATTCCCTTTCGCTTCCACATGCATATAGAACCCCTAGCCAGCCGGCGGTAGCGAGGATACCACTTGACGATAAATATTCGTAGCCTATTACTATGCCATCACCTATACCCCTTACGGAATATATGATCGGTCTACCGTCTATGCCAAGCACTGGTGCTAGGTACTTGGCAAAAGGTCCAGCAACGCTGTATATCCTATCAACGCAAGCCGACGAGGTAGGCTTTCCAAAGACTCCAGCGGGATGGAGGGGATTGAAGGAGTAGAGGGTTCCACATCTTCCCCCCTCCTCGTTTACAGCTAGGTCGCCACTAAACGCCGAGAGATACAGTACGCCGTTTACCTTCTCGCGGAACAACTTCTCGAAGAACTCGTTAAACCCGACAACATCAACCTCATAGCCGAGTGTCTTAAGCGTTAGAAGGATCTCGTCAGCATCGCCACCAACAATGCAACGTCCTCCAATAAATCGCCCATATCCCCATGTTGGTGCGTGTATTCTTGCACTCTCCTCCGTCACACGACAGTCGGGGCTACATATAATACTCCCAACACCTATAACCTGTTCAACAATAAACCCTTGCCGCTCAACAACAGCTACGAAGGGGGAATCTGTAATAAAGCAACGACAGTCATTAGCAAGTCCACTAGTAGTAATTGATCTCACAAGCTCCGGCCTACGAATGATATCTTCTATGAGTATAACCTTGCTGCCAGCCTCAACCTGTGGCATAGGCTTTCCACCTCAGCAGCCTGGTTACATATCATCGCCACGGCTCATCCCTTACATGGTTCTTCATCGGTTTGGCATTACCCCCACGTGATAGAGCAACGAGCAATGCCTCTAAATATAGTGTTAACGCTAACCCAACCAAGGGTCAAAGGATCCTTGCTCAAGCGCTGGCCCAAAAGGAGGGAATTCCTGTTATATTACCTACTCGTACTATATAGCAAGGCAACCGGTAAGAAATGCATGAACCGTGGCGAGTATGTGGAACTTCTTGCACCAGTAGCTGGAAGCAAAAATCTTGCATCAAGAATAGTGAAGATACTCGTTAGGCAAGGCTTCCTAGAGCGAGTGAAACCTCTCGTATATTGCGTAAAGCCTTTGGATGAAGTTCTCGGTGTAACACTCGTAAACTATGTTGCTGGACGACTTAGACGTAAAGGCATCAATGTAAACGTCGAGGACAGAAAGCTTGTTGTAGCAGGTGAGGAATGTGAAAAGCTAAAGGTACTAATGAATATCGGCATCTTAGAGTGTAAGGATTTTGCGGAACTGTTGCAAGGGCAGCGATAGTACGCTACTCCTCCTCGTAGAGTTCGACAACAATTCTAGCTTTCACCCTATCCTTGGAGAATGGTGGTGGACTTTCGCCTAGATCGACGGCAAATACTACTCTGTTTCCAAGGCTATCAGTGAATCGAACCTCTGCAACATATTGCTTACGTGGCCCTTGTTCAAAGGCCTTAATTACAGCCTCGTATATTCTTGATAAAGCCATCTGTAGTGCTACGGGGCTCGAGAAGTCCTCGGGCCGCAATTGTATCGCGTGAAGACCTCTTATCACCTCGCCTATACGTGCCTCTCCCTCGAATATGGCAAGCCTCTTGCTTGGTGGTTCTTGCTCGGTGGACAAGCTATTGCTCCCCTTCACCCTACCCGGTGGAATGGAATATTTAAATAGTCACCTCCACATTGATAGCCCTAAGGGCGAGGTAAGGAGGTATAAGGTGAGTATGAAGGTCTACATTGTTGACCACTTTACGGGTAACTACGCGCTAAATGAGGATAAGGACGTTGTAGCCTACGAGCATGCACCAAAGAGCCTAGATGACATGGTTGAAGAGGCACTAAAGGTAGAGCGTGGCGAGGTTCCAGCTGCATTCCTACGGCTCCTCGAGAAGCTAAAGGAGGTGGGAGTAAAGACCGTAGTAGTTGAGAGGGAAGAACTCGCAAAGGAGGCTATAAGTAGGGGGTTTGAGGCGGAGGTTAAGCCTGCAAACGAGGTTGCCAGGTACTTCAGGGGCAATGTTGTAGACATTGTTACCGGTACGGGTTTTGTGCCGAGCAGGGAGGAGTACTACAAGCTTCTCCACGAGTTTAGCATGGAGCTTACACGGAGAAAGCTGCGTAGAGCAGCACAGAAGCGTGACCTCCTCGCAGCACAAGCCATAAGAGCTATAGACGATATTGACAAGACTACAAACCTGTTCGCTGCAAGGCTTAGGGAGTGGTATAGCCTCCACTTCCCAGAGCTAGACGACTTGGTCCGCGAGCACGAGGATTACGTGAGGATTGTAGCTGAGCTAGGTCATCGTGACAATATAACTGTTGAGAATCTTGTCAAGCTAGGCTTTAGCGAGGAGAAGGCCAAGAAGATAGCTGAGGCGGCAGCAAAGAGCATGGGTGCGGACTACCCAGAGTTCGACATCAAGCCTATGCAGCGGCTTGCACAGATAACCCTGGAGCTATACAAGCTTAGGAGAGACCTAGCAGACTACATAGCCCAGGTAATGAAGGAGGTAGCACCAAACATAACCGCGCTAGTAGGTCCACTCCTAGGTGCAAGGCTCATAAGCCTTGCAGGCAGCCTAGAGGAGCTAGCATTCTTGCCGGCCAGCACAATTCAAGTGCTGGGCGCCGAGAAGGCCTTGTTCAGAGCGCTGCGTACCGGTGGCAAGCCGCCAAAGCACGGCGTTATCTTCCAGTACCCCGATATACACCGCAGCCCGCGCTGGCAGCGCGGTAAGATAGCTAGAGCGCTTGCTGCAAAGCTTGCAATTGCTGCCAAGGTCGACTACTTCACTGGCAGGTTCATAGGCGATAAGCTAAAGGAGGCTTTGAGGAGGAGGATAGAGGAGATCAAGAGGATATACAAGAAGCCGCCGAAGAGGAAGGAGGTTGGGCCAGCACCCAGGCCAGCGAAGCCGGCAAGGAGGAAACGTGGCAAGCGCGGTAAGGGTAAAGGCAGGAAGTAGCCTACTCCATGTGATAGGGGGTGTAAGGTATGGTTGAAGTAGTTAATGTGTATGAGCATGAGAAGTATAAGGGTGTATACATCGTAGAGCTTGAGGATGGTTCTACGAGACTAGCAACAGTAAACCTAGCGCCGGGCCACAGGGTTTACGGCGAGAGGTTGTTCAAGTGGGAGGACCTTGAGCTGCGTGAGTGGAATCCCTACCGTAGCAAGCTTGCTGCAGCATTACTCAAGGGTCTTGAGGAACTCCCGATAAGGCCTGGTCACAAGATACTCTACCTCGGTGCTGCAACCGGTACCACAGCGAGCCACGTCTCAGACATTGTTGGCAAGGAGGGGCTAGTATACGCGCTTGATGTAGCACCGCGAGTAATGCGTGAACTGATAGCAGTGTGTGAAGTTAGACCCAACATGGTGCCCCTACTTGCCGATGCCAGGAAGCCCTACGAGTATCGCCACATAGTAGAGCTGGTAGACGGTATCTATGCAGACGTGGCGCAGCCGGATCAGGCAGAGATTGTTGCAGACAACGCTGACTACTTCTTAAAGGAGGGTGGCTACCTTCTACTAGCTATCAAGGCTAGAAGCATAGATGTGACAAAGGAACCAAGCGAGGTATTCAAGAGAGAGATAGATGTGTTGAAGAGCAGGGGCTTCGAGATAGTAGAC
This DNA window, taken from Hyperthermus butylicus DSM 5456, encodes the following:
- a CDS encoding geranylgeranylglycerol-phosphate geranylgeranyltransferase; this encodes MPQKRLQMLRGLIELVRPHNLVVAALTTLIGYGTVASIYGGDIVSSGYAYAALIVVLVAAGGYVINDYYDIETDMVAKPWRPIVSGRVSPGAARFYAYMLFTIGLIIALVTCPNFIVFGFAVLNALLVHEYSRWIKRTGLPGNIVIAFNSASTIVFGALYASCMIKGKVVLPSVALIPVLYAFLLVLGREFVKGIEDVKGDAIAGIGTLAVRFGVRTAYMASVAVLGLVVVLSPFPYISGVYNMAYLILALVVDVLIAYSLAILGRGVARGLEDAIRASRRARSALKLAFMVGALAFLAGLM
- a CDS encoding tRNA(Phe) 7-((3-amino-3-carboxypropyl)-4-demethylwyosine(37)-N(4))-methyltransferase, encoding MEAKGNTSLCNTVEWARLRRNYLDRLIDDIRRGLVDSDIVDLLDALNSVECIVTTSSCSGRIAVFAAPSPGNKRLGGIVHSWHRRINVDEFYTAIRTALDTSYRFVWASAQPVILALYTCSEAVAKLVVDVAVSAGFKYAFYRRASSGKYYVLILGVERIDIPLSIGGKQIIPLSKEKLHDVVDVLNTYLTLAKSKLRRLKRAVATSITVLKGSCEEATLHRAQICNDDH
- a CDS encoding hypothetical protein (functions along with aFIB and aL7a; guides 2'-O-methylation of ribose to specific sites in RNAs), whose amino-acid sequence is MKVYIVDHFTGNYALNEDKDVVAYEHAPKSLDDMVEEALKVERGEVPAAFLRLLEKLKEVGVKTVVVEREELAKEAISRGFEAEVKPANEVARYFRGNVVDIVTGTGFVPSREEYYKLLHEFSMELTRRKLRRAAQKRDLLAAQAIRAIDDIDKTTNLFAARLREWYSLHFPELDDLVREHEDYVRIVAELGHRDNITVENLVKLGFSEEKAKKIAEAAAKSMGADYPEFDIKPMQRLAQITLELYKLRRDLADYIAQVMKEVAPNITALVGPLLGARLISLAGSLEELAFLPASTIQVLGAEKALFRALRTGGKPPKHGVIFQYPDIHRSPRWQRGKIARALAAKLAIAAKVDYFTGRFIGDKLKEALRRRIEEIKRIYKKPPKRKEVGPAPRPAKPARRKRGKRGKGKGRK
- a CDS encoding fibrillarin-like rRNA/tRNA 2'-O-methyltransferase: MVEVVNVYEHEKYKGVYIVELEDGSTRLATVNLAPGHRVYGERLFKWEDLELREWNPYRSKLAAALLKGLEELPIRPGHKILYLGAATGTTASHVSDIVGKEGLVYALDVAPRVMRELIAVCEVRPNMVPLLADARKPYEYRHIVELVDGIYADVAQPDQAEIVADNADYFLKEGGYLLLAIKARSIDVTKEPSEVFKREIDVLKSRGFEIVDMVHLEPFDRDHAMVYARYKPRKQ